Proteins co-encoded in one Deltaproteobacteria bacterium genomic window:
- a CDS encoding tryptophan synthase subunit alpha gives PSADAARVAASADGVVVGRALVQRIVDAGDAGAPAAVAAFVRELRAAIDAG, from the coding sequence CCGTCGGCCGACGCGGCGCGGGTCGCCGCCTCGGCCGACGGCGTCGTCGTCGGCCGCGCGCTCGTCCAGCGCATCGTCGACGCCGGCGATGCGGGCGCGCCGGCCGCGGTCGCCGCGTTCGTGCGCGAGCTGCGCGCGGCTATCGACGCCGGCTGA
- a CDS encoding DUF721 domain-containing protein — MPPAQRQHRAQVHLPRQRRFAAAARAGAAVAAVVTRRLGWHERRRRAGDTRGVAELVDRILTGYGVDRDVREHEIVLRWSDIVGDRVAARTWPDGLRDGTLWVRVANSAWLQELTFLEADIVRRANEVAGDPPLVRSLRLHIGARRNRDADDVVAALARRVFAPRPRRRYRPTPATGAALAQIERDTAAIEDAELRAAIREARIKLGL, encoded by the coding sequence ATACCACCTGCCCAACGGCAGCACCGGGCTCAAGTTCATCTACCGCGACAGCGGCGGTTCGCGGCGGCTGCGCGAGCTGGTGCGGCGGTTGCGGCAGTCGTGACCCGCCGCCTGGGCTGGCACGAGCGCCGGCGCCGCGCCGGCGACACGCGTGGGGTCGCGGAGCTCGTCGACCGAATCCTGACCGGCTACGGGGTCGACCGCGACGTGCGCGAGCACGAGATCGTCTTGCGGTGGTCCGACATCGTCGGCGACCGCGTCGCGGCCCGCACGTGGCCCGACGGCTTGCGCGACGGGACGTTGTGGGTGCGCGTCGCGAACTCGGCGTGGCTGCAAGAGCTCACCTTCCTCGAGGCGGACATCGTCCGCCGCGCCAACGAAGTCGCCGGCGACCCGCCGCTGGTGCGGTCGTTGCGGCTGCACATCGGCGCGCGCCGCAACCGGGACGCCGACGATGTGGTCGCCGCCCTCGCGCGCCGGGTGTTCGCGCCGCGCCCGCGCCGGCGCTATCGGCCGACGCCCGCCACCGGCGCGGCGCTGGCGCAGATCGAGCGGGACACGGCGGCGATCGAGGACGCCGAGCTGCGCGCCGCGATCCGCGAGGCGCGCATCAAGCTCGGCCTGTAG
- a CDS encoding polyprenol monophosphomannose synthase: MAADPERALIVVPTYNERDNIERVVDAFLAPVPEAELLFVDDASPDGTGELADALARDNPRVHVLHRAGKLGLGTAYIEGFRWGLARGYDYLLEMDADFSHDPRYLPELLARARAGADMVVGSRYTPGGGTENWGLGRRMLSRFGGLYARTVLGVPIRDMTAGFICYRRATLERIDLDGVRSNGYSFQIEMKYRVVKAGMRVEEVPIVFVDRRVGQSKMSRAIVAEALLVCWKLRLSRIGR; the protein is encoded by the coding sequence ATGGCGGCCGACCCCGAGCGCGCCCTCATCGTGGTGCCCACCTACAACGAGCGGGACAACATCGAACGCGTCGTCGATGCGTTCCTGGCGCCCGTACCGGAGGCGGAACTGCTGTTCGTGGACGACGCGTCGCCCGACGGCACGGGCGAGCTGGCCGACGCGCTCGCGCGGGACAACCCGCGGGTCCACGTCCTGCACCGGGCCGGCAAGCTCGGGCTCGGCACCGCCTATATCGAAGGCTTCCGGTGGGGGCTGGCCCGCGGCTACGACTACCTGCTCGAGATGGACGCGGACTTCAGCCACGATCCGCGCTACCTGCCGGAGCTGCTGGCCCGGGCGCGCGCCGGCGCCGACATGGTGGTCGGCTCGCGCTACACGCCGGGCGGCGGCACCGAGAACTGGGGCCTCGGCCGGCGTATGCTCAGCCGGTTCGGCGGCCTGTACGCCCGCACGGTGCTGGGCGTGCCGATTCGGGACATGACCGCGGGCTTCATCTGCTATCGACGCGCGACGCTGGAGCGGATCGATCTCGATGGGGTCCGGTCCAACGGCTACAGCTTCCAGATCGAGATGAAATACCGGGTGGTGAAGGCGGGGATGCGCGTCGAGGAGGTGCCGATCGTGTTCGTCGACCGGCGCGTCGGCCAGTCCAAGATGTCGCGCGCGATCGTCGCCGAGGCACTGCTGGTGTGCTGGAAGCTGCGCCTGTCGCGCATCGGCCGGTAG
- a CDS encoding sensor histidine kinase — MRPGARRAAVGLASIAAVLLPAAGLAYLGVGSYRADRGLVARRLAEHQRAAEQVAAAVLARLEAAVDAVAAALADAEGPLTPNALASLRAAHPLARHPFYVGPDGRLRYAVPNPLAPAADPPDVGPALAFSSPRAAGRRRRQLADAHRRELALCGGAGPAGCALRARDVADVTRAYAALADADDTGPEALLALARLRRATGDAGGAVAAYDALARRFGHRVDDEGVSYALWAAVGRARHGGEGARRAVLEAILAGRYRAPPDALLAIAEDLRRAVDGDADLAAIDAALARARGHARLVATLESDADSVVRTAGAALRGRPSLRDPARTLVYRREPSGAIVGLAVDDALLSAVAAEEPIPVTDPAPTTRAIVQRVGDPVPASLRAFSTAGFGAALPHLTVSVVNDRAMPDPLDAIVRERGRRHLMLTGGLIGLLMLGLVATIRSAARERELARLKSDFVSTVSHELKTPLTSIRMFAEMLQQGVAGGDRAREARYHDILVQESERLGLLIANVLDYAQIERGTRRYTVESRAVDEVAREAVDTFARLREGDASRIEFAVEPDAAGARAAIDTAVVVQSLLNLLANAAKYGGATAPIEVRVHRSAPGWIGVSVRDRGPGIPRRHHAAIFREFYRAPEAYAAGVEGTGLGLALVKRHVEALGGRVELVSAVGRGSTFSILLPEEVGA; from the coding sequence ATGCGTCCGGGTGCCCGTCGCGCCGCCGTCGGCCTCGCGTCGATCGCCGCCGTCCTGCTGCCGGCGGCCGGGCTGGCGTACCTCGGCGTCGGGTCGTACCGCGCCGACCGCGGCCTGGTGGCGCGCCGGCTCGCCGAGCACCAGCGGGCGGCCGAGCAGGTGGCGGCCGCGGTGCTCGCGCGACTCGAGGCGGCGGTCGACGCGGTCGCCGCGGCGCTCGCCGACGCCGAGGGGCCGTTGACGCCGAACGCGCTCGCCTCGCTGCGCGCGGCACACCCGCTGGCGCGGCACCCGTTTTACGTCGGTCCCGACGGCCGACTGCGCTACGCGGTGCCCAACCCGCTGGCGCCCGCCGCCGATCCGCCGGACGTGGGGCCGGCGCTGGCGTTTTCGTCGCCGCGCGCCGCAGGGCGACGCCGCCGGCAGCTCGCCGACGCGCATCGCCGCGAACTGGCGCTGTGCGGCGGGGCGGGGCCGGCCGGGTGTGCGCTGCGCGCGCGCGACGTGGCCGACGTGACGCGCGCATACGCGGCGCTGGCCGACGCCGACGACACCGGGCCCGAGGCGCTGTTGGCGCTCGCGCGGCTCCGGCGGGCGACGGGCGACGCCGGCGGGGCGGTCGCCGCGTACGATGCGCTCGCGCGGCGCTTCGGCCACCGCGTGGACGACGAGGGCGTGTCGTACGCGCTGTGGGCCGCGGTCGGCCGGGCGCGACACGGCGGCGAGGGCGCGCGCCGCGCGGTGCTCGAGGCCATCTTGGCGGGCCGGTACCGCGCACCACCGGATGCCTTGCTCGCGATCGCCGAGGACTTGCGCCGCGCCGTCGACGGCGACGCGGATCTCGCGGCCATCGACGCGGCGCTCGCGCGCGCCCGCGGCCACGCGCGACTCGTGGCCACTCTCGAGTCGGACGCCGACAGCGTGGTGCGCACGGCCGGCGCCGCGCTGCGCGGGCGGCCGTCGCTGCGCGACCCGGCGCGCACGTTGGTCTACCGGCGCGAGCCGAGCGGGGCGATCGTCGGTCTCGCGGTCGACGACGCGCTGCTGTCGGCGGTGGCTGCCGAAGAGCCGATCCCGGTGACCGATCCGGCGCCGACGACGCGCGCGATCGTCCAGCGCGTCGGCGATCCGGTGCCCGCGTCGCTGCGCGCGTTTTCGACCGCCGGGTTCGGCGCCGCGCTGCCGCACCTGACCGTGTCGGTGGTCAACGACCGCGCCATGCCCGACCCGCTCGACGCGATCGTGCGCGAGCGCGGCCGGCGCCACCTGATGCTCACGGGCGGGCTGATCGGATTGTTGATGCTCGGACTGGTCGCCACGATCCGCAGCGCCGCGCGCGAACGCGAGCTGGCGCGGCTCAAGAGCGACTTCGTGTCGACGGTGAGCCACGAGCTCAAGACGCCGCTCACGTCGATTCGCATGTTCGCCGAAATGCTGCAGCAGGGCGTCGCGGGCGGCGATCGAGCGCGCGAGGCGCGCTACCACGACATCCTCGTCCAGGAGAGCGAGCGGCTCGGCCTGCTGATCGCGAACGTCCTCGATTACGCCCAGATCGAGCGCGGCACGCGCCGCTATACGGTCGAGTCGCGTGCCGTCGACGAGGTCGCGCGCGAGGCGGTCGATACGTTCGCGCGCCTGCGCGAGGGCGACGCGTCGCGCATCGAGTTCGCGGTCGAGCCGGATGCGGCGGGCGCCCGCGCAGCGATCGATACCGCGGTCGTCGTGCAATCGTTGCTCAACCTGCTGGCCAACGCCGCCAAGTACGGCGGCGCGACTGCGCCGATCGAGGTGCGCGTGCACCGCAGTGCGCCCGGATGGATCGGCGTGTCGGTGCGCGACCGCGGCCCGGGGATTCCGCGCAGACATCACGCCGCCATCTTCCGGGAGTTCTATCGCGCGCCGGAGGCGTACGCGGCGGGAGTGGAGGGCACCGGACTCGGACTCGCACTCGTCAAACGCCACGTCGAGGCGCTCGGCGGTCGCGTCGAGCTGGTGAGCGCGGTCGGTCGCGGCTCGACGTTTTCCATTCTGCTTCCCGAGGAGGTCGGCGCATGA
- a CDS encoding DNA-binding response regulator, with amino-acid sequence MTRILVVEDDASIRLGLEDTLRAKGYEVDSVGRAADGLAAARAQPPDLIVLDVMLPDGDGFDVCRQIKAARPPLRDVPIIMLTARGAELDRVRGLELGADDYVTKPFSLMELLARVAAVLRRAGREPDALAFGDVHVDFARQRATKAGRPVDLPARAFAILKVFARRPGEVVARDVLLDEAWGYDKMPNTRTVDNHIVKLRRALEDDPEHPRYLQTVHGVGYRLEVDS; translated from the coding sequence ATGACGCGCATCCTGGTCGTCGAGGACGACGCATCGATCCGGCTCGGGCTCGAGGACACCCTGCGCGCCAAGGGGTACGAGGTCGACTCGGTCGGTCGCGCCGCCGACGGCCTCGCGGCGGCCCGCGCGCAGCCGCCCGACTTGATCGTGCTCGACGTCATGCTGCCCGACGGGGACGGGTTCGACGTGTGCCGGCAAATCAAAGCGGCGCGGCCCCCGCTCCGCGACGTGCCGATCATCATGCTCACCGCGCGCGGCGCCGAACTCGACCGCGTGCGCGGGCTCGAGCTGGGTGCGGACGACTACGTGACCAAGCCGTTTTCGCTGATGGAACTGCTGGCGCGTGTCGCGGCGGTGCTGCGCCGCGCCGGCCGCGAACCTGACGCTCTGGCGTTCGGCGACGTCCACGTCGACTTCGCGCGCCAGCGGGCGACGAAGGCGGGGCGGCCGGTCGACCTGCCGGCGCGCGCGTTCGCGATCCTCAAGGTGTTCGCGCGCCGGCCCGGCGAGGTCGTCGCGCGCGACGTGCTGCTCGACGAGGCGTGGGGCTACGACAAGATGCCGAACACGCGCACGGTCGACAACCACATCGTCAAGCTGCGGCGGGCGCTCGAGGACGACCCCGAACACCCCCGCTACCTGCAGACCGTACACGGCGTCGGCTATCGGCTGGAGGTGGACTCGTGA
- a CDS encoding aminotransferase, with protein MAVKVWINGTVFDEADAKVSVFDRGFLYGDSVYEVLRTSGGRPVDLEPHLDRLGRSAAGLMLPMPPLDLLRGALAETLAAAANAEAYVRIVLTRGAGEIGLDTALAENPLRIVIVRPLARPPAELYERGATLQIVHVVRTSPRAIDPGVKSGNYLNSILALAEARRAGAYEALMCDAHGRVAEGSSSNVFVVRGGVVATPPVDVGILRGITRERVIELARAEGIDVREQPLLPDDVRAADEVFITSSIRGVLPIRAVDGRPVGRECPGPVTRRLMRAYDGFLDRVARGEA; from the coding sequence ATGGCCGTCAAGGTGTGGATCAACGGCACGGTGTTCGACGAAGCGGACGCGAAGGTGTCCGTGTTCGACCGCGGGTTTCTGTACGGCGACTCGGTCTACGAGGTGTTGCGCACCTCGGGCGGCCGGCCGGTGGACCTGGAACCGCACCTGGACCGCTTGGGCCGATCCGCGGCGGGGCTGATGTTGCCGATGCCGCCGCTGGACCTGCTGCGCGGCGCGCTGGCCGAAACGCTGGCCGCGGCCGCCAACGCCGAGGCCTACGTGCGCATCGTCCTCACCCGCGGCGCCGGGGAGATCGGCCTCGATACGGCGCTGGCGGAAAATCCGCTGCGCATCGTGATCGTGCGGCCGCTGGCGCGCCCGCCGGCCGAGCTGTACGAGCGCGGCGCGACGCTGCAGATCGTCCACGTGGTGCGCACGTCGCCGCGCGCGATCGACCCCGGCGTCAAGTCCGGTAACTACCTCAACAGCATCCTCGCGCTGGCCGAGGCGCGCCGCGCGGGTGCGTACGAGGCGCTCATGTGTGACGCCCACGGCCGCGTCGCCGAGGGCAGCTCGTCGAACGTGTTCGTCGTGCGCGGCGGCGTGGTCGCGACGCCTCCGGTCGACGTCGGCATCTTGCGCGGCATCACGCGCGAGCGCGTGATCGAACTCGCGCGGGCCGAGGGGATCGACGTGCGCGAGCAGCCGCTTTTGCCCGACGACGTGCGCGCGGCCGACGAGGTGTTCATCACCAGCTCGATCCGCGGCGTCCTGCCGATCCGCGCGGTAGACGGCCGGCCGGTGGGGCGGGAGTGCCCCGGCCCGGTGACCCGGCGGCTGATGCGCGCGTACGACGGCTTCCTCGACCGCGTCGCCCGCGGCGAGGCGTGA
- a CDS encoding HAD family hydrolase: protein MAAPKRTNSAAFYDVDGTLIRTNIVHSFAYYAARQPSLYRSAKETVRTALSIPLFLASDKVSRKWFNALFYKRYAGVSEDRLVTLAEELYEDVIKPAIFPGARDLIEESRRAGCRQVLVSGALDFTLRPLAADLGMDDLIANRLEFSNGYATGKLAKPFVAGPTKAQIIRDYAARHGIDLADSYAYSDSYSDVPMLAVCGRPTAVNADRRLRAVARSYDWPVIDLN, encoded by the coding sequence ATGGCCGCACCGAAACGCACGAATTCCGCCGCGTTCTACGACGTGGACGGCACGCTCATCCGGACGAACATCGTCCACTCGTTCGCGTATTACGCGGCGCGCCAGCCGTCGCTGTACCGTTCGGCCAAGGAGACGGTGCGCACGGCGCTGTCCATCCCGCTGTTCCTGGCGTCCGACAAGGTGTCGCGCAAGTGGTTCAACGCGCTGTTCTACAAGCGCTACGCCGGCGTGTCCGAGGACCGGCTCGTGACGCTGGCCGAGGAACTCTATGAAGATGTGATCAAGCCCGCGATCTTCCCGGGCGCGCGCGACCTGATCGAGGAGTCCCGACGGGCCGGCTGCCGCCAGGTGCTGGTGAGCGGCGCGCTCGACTTCACCCTGCGGCCGCTGGCGGCCGACCTCGGGATGGACGACCTGATCGCCAACCGCCTCGAGTTCTCGAACGGATATGCGACCGGCAAGCTCGCCAAGCCGTTCGTCGCCGGACCGACCAAGGCCCAGATCATCCGCGACTACGCCGCCCGCCACGGCATCGACCTGGCCGACAGCTACGCCTACTCCGACAGCTATTCCGACGTCCCGATGCTCGCCGTGTGCGGGCGCCCGACCGCCGTCAACGCGGACCGCCGGCTGCGCGCGGTGGCGCGTTCCTACGATTGGCCGGTCATCGACCTGAACTGA
- a CDS encoding DUF2088 domain-containing protein, which yields MRAIRPRGRAGSREHVVTIDSDSAPRILFYGENFLLEDLPIGTRVIYPKRPLAGVPNPVATIRYALNHPFDMPPLHALLEPGMKVTIAVDDISLPLPMMRKPDIRQTVLEIVCEMLADHGVDDVHIIIATSLHRRMHDHEIKRMVGPRVWKEYWPDRLYNHDACDPDGMVVLGKTAHGELVETNRRAAESDLVIYVNLNLVPMDGGHKSVGVGLCGYESLKAHHTPKAIVESDSFMHPDRSALAHSVNRIGRVCEEHMKIFHIETVLNNRMFEGPLDFLMKNEDEFTETDRLKFEGIKWTLDKMPFAARREIFMRTPAAYELIACYAGACEPVHERTLDKCYEQYCIEVEGQADILISGIPYISPYNVNSKALNPLLVQVMALGYFYHMYRHKPLLKDGGVLIVTHPCSDRFDPDHHPSYIEFFNRLLPETRDAYTLETKYQDEFAYNPSYVELYRRGNAYHGAHPFYMWYWGQRGREKCGRVIVVGADNTTVPELLGWETADTLAEAIAMGRSTMGRSAQITMLHHPPILMTDVL from the coding sequence ATGCGAGCCATTCGACCCCGCGGCCGCGCCGGTTCTCGCGAGCACGTCGTCACCATCGACAGCGACTCCGCGCCGCGCATCCTGTTTTACGGCGAGAACTTCCTGCTGGAAGACCTGCCGATCGGCACTCGGGTCATCTATCCGAAGCGGCCGCTCGCCGGTGTGCCCAACCCAGTCGCGACCATCCGTTACGCGCTCAACCACCCGTTCGACATGCCCCCGCTGCACGCGCTGCTCGAGCCCGGCATGAAGGTGACCATCGCGGTGGACGACATCTCGCTGCCGCTGCCGATGATGCGCAAACCGGACATCCGCCAGACCGTGCTCGAGATCGTGTGCGAGATGCTCGCCGACCACGGCGTCGACGACGTCCACATCATCATCGCCACGTCCCTGCACCGGCGGATGCACGACCACGAGATCAAGCGCATGGTCGGCCCGCGGGTGTGGAAAGAGTACTGGCCCGACCGGCTGTACAACCACGACGCCTGCGATCCCGACGGTATGGTCGTGCTCGGCAAGACGGCGCACGGCGAACTCGTCGAGACCAACCGGCGCGCCGCCGAGAGCGACCTGGTCATTTACGTCAACCTGAATCTGGTCCCGATGGACGGCGGCCACAAATCGGTCGGCGTCGGCCTGTGCGGCTACGAGAGCCTCAAGGCGCACCACACGCCGAAGGCGATCGTCGAGTCGGACTCGTTCATGCACCCGGACCGCTCCGCTCTCGCGCACTCGGTCAACCGCATCGGCCGCGTGTGCGAGGAGCACATGAAGATCTTCCACATCGAGACGGTGCTCAACAACCGCATGTTCGAGGGGCCGCTCGACTTCCTGATGAAGAACGAAGACGAGTTCACGGAGACGGACCGGCTCAAGTTCGAAGGGATCAAGTGGACCCTCGACAAGATGCCGTTCGCCGCCCGCCGCGAGATCTTCATGCGAACGCCGGCGGCGTACGAGCTGATCGCGTGCTACGCCGGCGCGTGCGAGCCGGTCCACGAGCGCACGCTCGACAAGTGCTACGAGCAATACTGCATCGAGGTGGAAGGGCAGGCCGATATTCTCATTTCCGGCATTCCCTACATCTCGCCCTACAACGTCAACTCGAAGGCGCTCAACCCGTTGCTGGTACAAGTGATGGCGCTCGGCTACTTCTATCACATGTATCGGCACAAGCCGCTGCTCAAGGACGGCGGCGTGCTCATCGTGACGCACCCGTGCAGCGACCGATTCGACCCGGACCACCATCCGTCGTACATCGAGTTCTTCAATCGGCTGCTGCCCGAGACGCGCGACGCCTACACGCTCGAGACCAAATACCAGGACGAGTTCGCCTACAATCCGAGCTACGTCGAGCTGTACCGGCGCGGCAACGCCTACCACGGGGCGCACCCGTTTTACATGTGGTACTGGGGACAGCGCGGGCGCGAAAAGTGCGGCCGCGTCATCGTCGTCGGCGCCGACAACACGACCGTCCCGGAGCTGCTCGGCTGGGAGACGGCCGACACGCTGGCCGAGGCGATCGCGATGGGCCGGTCGACCATGGGCCGCAGCGCGCAGATCACGATGCTGCACCACCCGCCGATTCTGATGACCGACGTGCTGTGA